From Candida dubliniensis CD36 chromosome 7, complete sequence, the proteins below share one genomic window:
- a CDS encoding asparagine--tRNA ligase, putative (Similar to S. cerevisiae DED81) — protein sequence MSQSIYVNEKTGVDTIEAKGTQEQPYATPAFALYTHPDAKVFVYKQSEEDAEKFEYVEISASALKKAKKGVEGLKKKAEKQAKLEEQKKQQQATAKLAELDLSSIEEDKSLPSAQKIKIRQLKDHLDTRVLVQGWVHRLRVQKGLAFITLRDGTGYLQCVLTGDLAKAKQTQELTIESTVSIKGVISKLPEGKTAPGGVELKADHYQIIALAPSGDESFTNKVQENADPNLLLDQRHLALRGESLSAVMKVRAAYSAAIRRFFAEEGLTEVTPPCMVQNQVEGGSTLFKLDYYGEEAYLTQSSQLYLETCLASLGDVYCIQESFRAEKSHTRRHLSEYTHIEAELVFITFEDLLTHLEKLLSKTIQYVLEDPVAGPIVKQLNPDFKAPKAPFKRMEYIEALDWLNEHGIPNEDGEKFKFGDDIAEAAERKMTDTINEPILLTRFPAEIKSFYMQRCKDDPRVTESVDVLMPNVGEITGGSMRIDNYDELMAALKRENLNLDSYYWFTDVRKYGSAPHGGYGIGLERQLAYMLNRYTVRDCSLYPRFTGRCKP from the coding sequence ATGTCACAATCCATATATGTTAACGAAAAAACTGGTGTAGATACCATTGAAGCTAAGGGAACACAAGAACAACCTTATGCCACTCCAGCTTTTGCATTGTATACTCATCCTGATGCCAAAGTCTTTGTTTACAAACAATCTGAAGAAGATGCTGAAAAATTCGAATATGTTGAGATCTCTGCTTCTGCATTAAAGAAAGCCAAAAAGGGAGTTGAAggattgaaaaagaaagctgAAAAGCAAGCTAAATtagaagaacaaaaaaagcaacaacaagcCACTGCCAAATTGGCTGAATTggatttatcatcaattgaagaagacaAATCATTACCATCAGctcaaaaaatcaaaatcagaCAATTAAAAGATCATTTGGATACAAGAGTACTTGTGCAAGGTTGGGTTCATCGTTTGAGAGTTCAAAAAGGTTTGGCTTTTATCACTTTAAGAGATGGTACTGGTTATCTCCAATGTGTTTTAACTGGTGACTTGGCCAAAGCCAAACAAACCCAAGAATTAACCATTGAATCCACTGTTTCCATCAAAGGTGTTATTTCTAAATTACCAGAAGGTAAAACTGCTCCAGGTGGGGTTGAATTGAAAGCTGACcattatcaaatcattgCTTTGGCCCCAAGTGGTGACGAATCCTTCACTAACAAAGTTCAAGAAAACGCCGATCCAAACTTATTATTGGACCAACGTCATTTGGCTTTAAGAGGTGAATCGTTATCTGCTGTCATGAAAGTCAGAGCTGCTTACCTGGCTGCTATTAGAAGATTCTTTGCTGAAGAAGGCTTAACAGAAGTCACTCCACCATGTATGGTACAAAACCAAGTTGAAGGAGGGTCCACTTTATTCAAGTTAGATTACTATGGTGAAGAGGCTTACTTGACCCAATCATCTCAATTGTACTTGGAAACCTGTTTGGCATCATTGGGTGACGTTTATTGTATCCAAGAATCATTCAGAGCTGAAAAATCTCACACTAGAAGACATTTGAGTGAATATACTCATATTGAAGCTGAATTGGTATTTATAACATTTGAAGACTTGTTGACTcatttagaaaaattacTTTCCAAGACCATTCAATATGTTTTAGAAGATCCAGTTGCTGGACCAATTGTCAAACAATTGAACCCAGATTTCAAAGCACCAAAGGCCCCATTCAAGAGAATGGAATATATTGAAGCCTTGGATTGGTTAAACGAACATGGTATTCCAAATGAAGATGgagaaaaattcaaattcgGTGATGATATTGCTGAAGCTGctgaaagaaaaatgacCGATACCATTAACGAACCAATTTTGTTGACTCGTTTCCCAGCagaaatcaaatctttCTATATGCAAAGATGTAAAGATGATCCAAGAGTCACCGAATCCGTGGATGTGTTGATGCCAAACGTTGGTGAAATTACTGGTGGTTCAATGAGAATTGATAACTACGATGAATTAATGGCTGCTCTTAAGAGAGAAAACTTGAACTTGGATAGCTACTACTGGTTTACTGATGTGCGTAAATACGGTAGTGCTCCTCATGGTGGTTACGGTATTGGATTAGAAAGACAACTTGCCTACATGTTGAACAGATACACTGTGCG
- a CDS encoding histidinol-phosphatase, putative (Similar to S. cerevisiae HIS2), producing the protein MHTHHSHSGDYVSHAVDTLDDMVELYYKKGFQIVCLTEHMPRLDNRFLYPEEIDKSYTIDNLNGDFTRYLNHARDLQLRYANNNSRNMKIIIGFEVEGINTDHINYSKELLNKVQMSVGSVHFVNEIPIDFNKELWLKARESTKSNTTRELYNDYFELQYKVITQLKPTVVGHFDLIRLLQPEDEVDPTTGKPTKDVNLETDWPDIWQLIIRNIKFVKSYGGLFELNSSALRKGWNTPYPKRDIANAIIKYGDSRFCLSDDAHSLSQIGIFYSKAWDYVKSLGLESIYHLDLDDHEKIVIKSKSVKELDNSSFWK; encoded by the coding sequence ATGCACACACATCATTCTCATAGTGGAGATTATGTGTCTCATGCAGTGGACACTTTAGATGATATGGTAGAACTCTACTATAAAAAGGGGTTCCAAATAGTATGTTTAACTGAACATATGCCTCGATTAGACAACAGATTTTTATATcctgaagaaattgataaatccTACACTATCGACAACTTAAATGGTGATTTTACAAGATATTTAAATCATGCTCGTGATTTACAATTGAGATAtgccaataataatagtagaaatatgaaaataattattggatttgaaGTTGAGGGAATAAACACTGATCatataaattattcaaaggaattattgaataaagTACAAATGAGTGTTGGATCAGTTCATTTTGTTAATGAAATCCCcattgatttcaataagGAATTATGGCTCAAGGCAAGAGAATCCACTAAAAGTAATACAACTCGAGAATTATataatgattattttgaattgCAATATAAAGTTATAACTCAGTTGAAACCTACTGTTGTCGGCCATTTCGATTTAATTCGCTTATTACAACCAGAGGATGAAGTTGATCCAACTACTGGTAAACCAACAAAAGATGTGAATTTAGAAACTGATTGGCCTGATATTTGGCAATTAATTATTCGaaatataaaatttgttaaacTGTATGGCGGGTTGTTTGAACTTAATTCTTCTGCTTTAAGGAAAGGTTGGAATACTCCTTATCCGAAACGAGATATTGCTAAtgcaattattaaatatggTGATTCCAGGTTTTGCTTATCTGATGATGCCCATTCATTATCACAAATTGGTATATTTTATTCCAAAGCTTGGGATTATGTGAAGTCATTGGGCCTAGAAAGTATTTATCATTTGGATTTAGATGATCATGAGAAAATAGTGATAAAATCTAAAAGTGTAAAAGAGCTCGACAACTCTTCATTCTGGAAATAG
- a CDS encoding proline--trna ligase, putative produces the protein MALEQSLAQLSLATVASPENDKALPTKSLIFKPKTAKTATPIPLFVFALQDTTTPSNLIAKSAGVKEPRLAKDDLVEEFFKTTTKEVSIANLSKELAGKIKIIIDDNVLKAAKNEELLKLSTQSSAAVLPAKTVVEFLQSTGIEIIEVDFSAEPTQTPVTPASAAAATSKKEKKDDAKLEDAKLIGITVDKEKDFSSWYTQVVTKGEMLDYYDVSGCYILRPNSYFVWETIQDWFNARIKKMGVQNTYFPMFVSQRVLEKEKDHIEGFAPEVAWVTRAGNSELDEHIAIRPTSETVMYPYYAKWIRSHRDLPLKLNQWNSVVRWEFKHPQPFLRTREFLWQEGHTAHLTKDAAAEEVLQILDYYAGVYEELLAVPVVKGKKTENEKFAGGDYTTTVEGFVAATGRGIQGGTSHHLGTNFSKMFNISVENPEGSEKPRIFAYQNSWGLSTRVIGVMIMTHSDNKGLVLPPRIAQYQAVVIPVGLTSKSTDAQRKEINEGAEKIEQSLRANGIRVTGDYREIYNPGWKFADWELKGVPLRFEFGPKDLAGNQVTIVRRNDGKKYTVKLDELDTQVPKLLDQMHDDLLAKAKQEFDEHRVKVDEWKDFVPTLNKKNVILAPWCGDADCEDDIKDSSAKKDDGEEEEVDEKAPSMGAKSLCIPFEQPELKEGQKCVKCDRKAVTYCMFGRSY, from the coding sequence ATGGCTTTAGAACAATCATTGGCCCAATTATCGTTGGCTACTGTTGCGTCACCAGAAAATGACAAGGCTTTACCCACCAAatctttgattttcaaaCCAAAGACTGCCAAAACAGCTACCCCAATTCCCctctttgtttttgcaTTACAAGATACCACCACTCCATCAAATTTGATTGCCAAATCCGCAGGTGTAAAAGAACCAAGATTGGCCAAGGATGATTTAGTagaagaatttttcaaaaccaCCACAAAAGAAGTTTCCATTGCCAATTTATCCAAAGAATTAGCCggtaaaattaaaattatcattgaCGATAATGTTTTGAAAGCTGCCAAGAATgaagaattgttgaaattatCTACTCAAAGTTCCGCAGCTGTGTTACCTGCTAAAACTGTGGTTGAATTTTTACAATCTACTGGTATTGAGATTATTGAAGTTGATTTTTCAGCTGAACCAACTCAAACTCCAGTAACACCAGCatctgctgctgctgctacctctaaaaaggaaaagaaagatgaTGCCAAATTAGAAGATGCTAAATTGATTGGTATCACTgttgataaagaaaaagatttttCTTCATGGTACACCCAAGTTGTCACCAAAGGTGAAATGCTTGATTATTACGATGTTTCTGGTTGTTACATCCTTAGACCAAATTCATATTTTGTTTGGGAAACCATTCAAGATTGGTTTAATGCCAGAATTAAGAAGATGGGTGTACAAAACACTTATTTCCCAATGTTTGTTTCTCAGAGAGTTttggaaaaggaaaaggacCATATTGAAGGGTTTGCTCCTGAAGTTGCTTGGGTCACTAGAGCTGGTAATTCGGAATTAGATGAACATATTGCTATTAGACCAACTTCTGAAACTGTCATGTACCCATACTATGCCAAATGGATTAGATCCCATCGTGATTTACCATTGAAATTGAACCAATGGAATTCAGTTGTTCGTTGGGAATTTAAACATCCACAACCATTTTTAAGAACCAGAGAGTTCTTGTGGCAAGAAGGTCATACTGCTCATTTGACCAAAGATGCCGCTGCTGAAGAAGTTTTGCAAATCTTAGACTACTATGCTGGTGTTtatgaagaattattagCTGTTCCAGTTGTTAAAGGTAAAAAAAccgaaaatgaaaaatttgctGGTGGTGATTACACCACCACTGTTGAAGGTTTTGTTGCTGCTACTGGTAGAGGTATTCAAGGTGGTACATCTCATCATTTGGGTACTAATTTCTCGAAAATGTTCAATATTTCTGTGGAAAACCCTGAAGGTTCAGAAAAACCTAGAATTTTTGCTTACCAAAACTCTTGGGGGTTGTCAACTAGAGTTATTGGTGTTATGATCATGACCCATTCTGATAACAAAGGTTTAGTCTTACCACCAAGAATCGCACAATACCAAGCTGTTGTTATCCCAGTTGGTCTCACATCCAAATCCACTGATGctcaaagaaaagaaatcaacGAAGGTGCAGAAAAGATTGAACAATCTTTAAGAGCCAATGGCATAAGGGTTACTGGTGATTACAGAGAAATTTATAACCCAGGTTGGAAATTTGCTGATTGGGAATTGAAAGGGGTCCCATTACGTTTTGAATTTGGTCCTAAAGATTTGGCTGGTAATCAAGTTACCATTGTTAGAAGAAATGATGGGAAAAAATACACTGTTAAATTAGACGAATTAGACACACAAGTTCCAAAATTGTTGGATCAAATGcatgatgatttattggCTAAAGCtaaacaagaatttgatgaGCATCGTGTTAAAGTTGATGAATGGAAAGATTTTGTTCCAACTTTGAACAAAAAGAATGTTATTTTGGCTCCATGGTGTGGTGATGCCGATTGTGAAGATGACATTAAGGATTCTTCCGCTAAGAAGGATGAtggtgaagaagaagaagttgatgaaAAGGCTCCATCAATGGGTGCTAAATCATTGTGTATTCCATTTGAACAACCAGAATTGAAAGAAGGTCAAAAATGTGTTAAATGTGATAGAAAAGCCGTTACCTACTGTATGTTTGGTAGATCTTATTAG